ACGATTATGATTACGATTACGATTATGATTACGATTAAGTAACCCTCATCAGAACTGCCATGCGCCCGAATTGCTGGCTGGACTGAAAACCGGCTATACCATCCTCCCGATTCTTGTTATTATCCCGTCCGATCCTTGGACACAGGAAGGCGGATGCATGTTTGGGAGACGGAAGACGAAGTCGAATACGGGCGCGCAGCCGGCCCGGCCGAAGCCCGCCCGCGACCCTTTTGCGGCGGTGTTGATGGCGGCCGAGGGCGTGCACGAGGAGACCGGGGCGTCGGGCGCGGTGGTTCTGGTGCGCGCGATGCCCGTGCCCATGCGCTATGCGCGGCTTTTGGGCCGGTTTCTCGGCCGTGAACGAATCGCGCGCATCATTCTGGATGAACACGGCGGATTCTTCTGGCGGCAAATTGACGGCGTGCGGACTCTCGGTCAGATCGCCGAGGCCGTGCGCAAGCAGATGAACCGCTCGGAAGAGGAGACCCGCGAGGCGGCCATCACCTTTACGCAAGACTTGATGAAGCGCAACCTCATCGTCCTCAAAGTGCCCCTGACGCCGATACAACCATGACGACGCCACTTAAGACCTCGTTCACCTATACGCTCACCGGCG
The sequence above is a segment of the Lentisphaerota bacterium genome. Coding sequences within it:
- a CDS encoding PqqD family protein: MFGRRKTKSNTGAQPARPKPARDPFAAVLMAAEGVHEETGASGAVVLVRAMPVPMRYARLLGRFLGRERIARIILDEHGGFFWRQIDGVRTLGQIAEAVRKQMNRSEEETREAAITFTQDLMKRNLIVLKVPLTPIQP